The Shumkonia mesophila DNA window GGCCAGGTGAGCGCCTCCGTCGTCGTGCTGGACGTCAGGACCGGCGAGGTGCTGGCCATGGTCTCGGTGCCCGGCTTTGATCCCAACGCGTTCAATCGCGGGCTCACCCCCGAGGAATGGCAGGCGCTGGCGGGCAATCCGAAATCACCGCTGACCAACAAGGCAATTGCCGGCCAGTACGCGCCGGGTTCCACCTTCAAGATGGTGGTGGCCCTGGCGGCGCTGGAAAAGGGCGTCATCACCCCCAATACGAAGATTTTCTGCCCGGGCTTTGTCAAGCTCGGCGATGCCACCTTCCACTGCTGGAAGAGGAACGGCCATGGCCTGCTCGACCTCAAGGCCGGCATCGCGCAATCCTGCGACTCCTACTTCTACGAGGTGGCGCGCCGAACCGGCATCGACGCCATTTCCGCCATGGCCAGGCGGCTGGGGCTGGGGCAGAAGCTGGGCATCGACCTGCCCAACGAGAAGCCCGGCCTGATGCCGACCCGTGACTGGAAGCTGGCCACCTTCGGCGCTCCCTGGCAGCAGGGCGAGACGCTGATTTCCGGCATCGGCCAGGGCTACATCCTGACGACCCCTCTCCAGCTCGCGGTGATGACGGCCCGGCTGGCCAACGGGGAGCAGGCGGTGACGCCCCGCCTGATAGCAAAGGGCGTCACCGCGCACGCGATAGTTCGGCCCCGCGACGCCGCCTTCCCGTCCATCGGAGTGTCGGCGGCCAACCTTGCGATCATCGCCGATGCAATGGATGCGGTGGTCAACACCCCTTATGGCACCGCCCGCGCCTCCCGTATCCGCCAACCCGGTTTCGCCATGGCCGGCAAGACCGGCACCGCCCAAGTTCGCCGCATCACCAAGGCAGAGCGCCAATCTGGCGTGCGCAAGAACGAGGACCTGCCTTGGGCGGAGCGCGACCACGCGCTGTTCGTCGCCTTTGCGCCTGTCGAGGCGCCGCGTTTCGCGGTTTCGGTGGTGGTCGAACACGGCGGCAGCGGGTCTGCCGTGGCGGCGCCGATAGCCCAAGACGTTATAGAAGCCGTGCGCCAGATCCACGCACAGCCGGGCACCTTGTCGGTCGAGGGCGGCGGAAAAAGTGTGACAGAGTTTGGCAGGCCGCCGCACCGGCAAACATTGTGACCAAAAACCCCGGTACCGACAAAGTTCTGTTACAGGTCGACGATTGAATGACCCCATCGGAAGTCGGAATGCCCATGTCTGAAAGGGCGCCAAGCGCGAGTGGGACGTGTTCTCTTGCCGAAAGGACGACGTGACATGAAACCGAGGACCATCGTCAGCGGTGCTCTGGGCGCGGTGGCAATGTTTGCCGTCTTCTTCGTCCTTACCGCCTTGGCCGAATCCGTAGCCTACGCCTGGGTTCAGTTCGTCCGCATGTGGTACTGGATCGTCTTGCTGGCCGCCGGGTTTGGCACCCAGATCGCGCTGCATGTCCACATCCGCGAGCAGCTGCGCCAACGCCAAGCCCAGTCCACTGCCGGCGTCGCTGCCTCGGGCGGCGTCTCGACGATGGCCATGATGGCCTGTTGCGCGCACCGGGTGACCGACATCCTGCCTTTCCTCGGCGCCTCGGCGGCGGCGGTCTTCCTGGTGCAGTATCAGACGCCGTTCCTGGTGCTGGGCGTCTTCTCCAACCTCCTGGGAATTGTTTTCATGTTCAGAATCATGCAGAAACACCGCCTGGGACCGGCAAACGGGCCGGTGAAGGCGCTCCTGGCCCTCGACCTTAAGAAGGCGATGGTGGCCGTGGCCGTCATCGGCGTCGTCGCCGTCGGCGCCTCCTTGACGACGACAGGCGCCGGCCCGACCGGTCCGGCGCTGGCCGCCGAAACTTCACGAGTCTTCGACCTGCCGGCCCGGGAAAACGCCGCCGGGGGGCTCACGGTGACGGTGGAGCCGATCAAGTTGAGGTTGGGCAATCCGTCCCGCTTCTCGATCGCATTGAACACGCATGCAGGCTCGCTCGATGCCGACCTCGCCAAGGCCGCGACCCTGATCGACGATCGCGGCACGGTCCATCCGGCGGTTTCCTGGGATGGCCCGGCTCCGGGCGGCCACCACGCCTCGGGCACCCTCTCCTTCCCGGCCCTGGGAGCGGAAACACGATCGTTCCGGCTGGTGCTCAAGGATCTTTACGGCGTGCCCGAGCGGGTCTTCGAATGGCAGCTTCCCTAGCAGGGGAAACGGGCGGGAACTGGCGTGGCGATCCGCGGGTTAAGCCGGATTGAAAGACGTGTGGCGGTCGGTGAACACCGGGTGCCGACTGAGCCGATCCACCGGAGGATTCTGCCATGGATTATCACTTCACCCGCGTTCTCGACGCCCCCTTCGAGGAAGCCATTTCCCATGTCACGGCTGTGCTGGCCGAGCAGGGCTTCGGCGTGCTTACGACCATCGACGTCAAGGCAACCCTGAAGAAGAAGTTGGATGTCGACTTCCGTCCCTATACGATTCTCGGCGCCTGCAATCCCGAGTTCGCCTACAAGGCCTTGCAGTGCGAGGGAAAGATCGGGACCATGCTGCCCTGCAACGTCGTGGTCGAGCAAACCAAGGACGGACGCGTCGAAGTCTCCGCGGTCGATCCGATGGCGTCCATGCAAGCCATCGACAATCCCAACCTGGGGGCGATCGCCGCCGAAGTGCGGAATCGCCTGCAGAGCGTCATCGGCAATCTCTGACAGGGACCGCGGCTTTAGGGCGGTTCCCTCCTTGAAAGTGCCGTTATCTGGAAGATGACCGTATCGAATGGGGAAACTCGCTCCATCGACAGGTTAAACCCTCGCGGAAGGAACGACGATGAAACCACTTCTGAGAAACTTGGCGGTCGCAGCGGGGGTCGTGGCCATGATGATTACGACCGGCGGCGTACCGATTTCCACCACCCTTGCGCAAACGGCGGCACCATCGGCAGCCGGATCTCTTCCCGAGGCCACCGTGAAAGCCCTACAGGAAGCTTTGAACAAAGAAGGTATCGCGGTGAAGACTGACAGCGTACTGGGCGAAGACACCCGCGCCGCCATTCGCCAGTATCAGACGCAGCATCACCTTACCGTCACGGGCGAACCGGACAAGGCAACGCTCGATAAACTTGGCATCGCCGGCCAAAAGAGCGATGGCCCGAGCGGCCAACAGCCTGCCGGCACGGTTGCATCTCCGGCAATGGATGGCCAAGACATGATGGGCAAGGGCGGAACTCCTGGCATGACGGGCGGGCAAGACATGATGGGCAAAGGTGTTGCGCCCGGCAAGTCGGGCAATCGCCCGTAAGGCGAGTCTGGCGAAGCAATATAAAGGGAACTGGCGGGACAATCCGCGCCCACCGGTTTTCTCTTTCCCTGTCGAGGATGTGGATGCCCAATACCATTATCATTCCACCTTCCTCGCGACGCCGACGTCGCCCGCTAGTGTCCGCAGGGGTTGGTCTCGTCATTCTGGCCGTCATCGCCGGTGCCTATTGGAGCCTCCGTGAAACCGGGATGCTCGACGAATTGGCCGAGCCCGCGCGCTTGATGGAGCGGATCCGTGCCCTGGAAACAGCGGGACCGATCCTCGTTGTCGTTCTCATGACCGTGGCTGTGGTCGTGACGCCCATTCCCAGCGCCCCCATCGCGCTAGCGGTCGGCGCCCTCTATGGCCACACCTGGGGGACCCTTTACGTTGCGGCCGGCGCCGAACTTGGTGCCCTCCTCGCCTTCGCGCTCGCCCGGCTGCTCGGTTACACGTTCCTCTGCCGATGGCTGGGCGACCGGCTGTCCTTCTCGCTGCTGGGTTCGCAATGGACGATGATGGGGATCGTCTTCGTGAGCCGCCTCCTGCCTTTTCTTTCCTTCGACCTGATCAGCTACGCGGCGGGCATGACACCGTTGAAGGCTTGGCGTTTCGCGGCGGCGACCCTGGCCGGCATCTTGCCCGCGAGTTTCCTGCTGGCCCATTTCGGCGGCGAGATCGCCTCCCGCGATATCAGGCGCCTTGCCATCACAAGTGCCATTCTGGGCGGGCTGGTCGTGGTCCCGATCCTATGGCGCCTCTGGGGCGGAAGATCGCAGGCGCTCGGAAAGTGAGCGAAGCGGGCGGCGGAAGATTGGACTCTTGGCTGTGTTTCAGGCTCCGCAAGCCATTTCGTCGAGGCCATTGGTTCCCGGCACGTCGCTGCACCCCAGTTGGCTTCGTGGAAACGCCTGCTTCCAGGAATTTGTAAGCAAGATCCAATGCCTGACCCTAAACCGACCTTCTTGACCCAAAGCGCACGCCCGAAACCGGACATCTGCCGGGCGATCAATGATGAACGATCACAATCGCACCACCGTACGCCCGGGCGCTTCCAAGAATTACGAACACCAGACCGGCACCTGGGGCCCAGCCGGCACGATGCCGGCAGGATTGAGCCGCACTTGATGAGGTCGATTGGCACCATCGAGCGGTCGTCAATCCTCAGCGCCCCTCGAACAGTTCGCCGAACAGTTCCTTCACCTTCTCCTTGGCGCCGGCAAGGGCGTCCCGGCCTTTCGGCGTGATCGCGTAGAAGCGCCGCGCCCGCTTGCCATCGCCCTCCCGCCGGACGTCGAGATAGCCCTTGCGCTCCAGGCCGTGCAGCATCGGATAGAGGGTGCCGGCGCTGATCTGGTAGCCGTGCCGGCGCAGTTCCTCGATGATCCAGCCGCCGTAGACCGGTTGCTCGGCCGCGTGATGCAGCACGTGCAGCCGGATCATTCCGCCAAAGAGATCCCTGTCGCCCATTGTCCTACCGTTTTCCTTGATCAGGCATGGGCCGACCGGAATGTGGAGTCCTCATCCGCCATCCGCAATCGACATCGCTGCCAGCCGGGACGGCATGCGCAAAATCTACTGGCGCGAGAATACCGCGCGCCGGCGCGGGAGTACAGGGGATGGCTCGCGGCCCATCCCGCCGCCGCGGCGTCGATATCGGGCAAAGCCTGGCACCCATAATATCGAATTTGGATATCGACGTACGATAATTAAGCGTGCTACGTTTGACAATCAACCGCATTCCTCGCGGGGTTTCGTACGAAATCGCGCCCGACACCCAAGAAAAAACATGACGACGTGACAAGGAAGGCCGCTATGAGACGCATTCTGTATCTCTCGCTGGTGATTTTCGTCGGGCTGCTCGCCGCCTCGTGGCTGACCCACGGAACAGGCGTCATCAAAAATGACCTGGCGCGCAACATCTTCATTCCCGACGACCGCACCATGCCGCTGCAGATAAAGGCCGCCTACAACGGCCACGACATCTTCTTCCGCTACCGGTGGCCGACCGATAAGCCGCACATCTACCATGACATGCTGAAGTACGAGGGCGGTAACTGGGTCCGCTACGGCGCCAGCGTCGCCGGTCCCCAGCCGCAAGGGATCTACGAGGATAGGGTGGCGATGATGGTCGACGACGGCAGCGTGCCGGAGTTCGGCCGGTACGGCGGCTATGTCACCATCGGCGACCGCATGCGTTTCTTCACCGGCGAGGCAAGTCCCAAGGAAGTGGCTGCCCACCCGTATCTCGGCGCCAAGAAGGGGCAGACCGAGGTCGGCAAGCACCTGCCGGCGACCCGCCGCGACATGAACGACTGGTCATCGGTGGTGCCGGAGGAGGAACTGGCGCGCCTGCGCGCGGCCGGCTACTTCCTCGACCTGTGGCACTGGCGGGCGCATCGGTCCAACCCGGTCGACAAGTCCGACGATCAGGTCATCGCCGAGGCCCGCTACGGCGACGCGGGAAAAGGCCCCTTCTTCACCAACTGGGATGGCGAAAAGAAGCAGCCGAGGCTGATGTTCGATCCCCAGAAGACCGGCCGCACGGCGCTCGACTGGAACGACCTGACCGAACGCAGGCTTGGCTTCGGGGATCTCTATTACCTGCGAGAGGATCAGGCCGTGCCTTTCGATCCCAATCTCGCGTGGAAGGACGGAAACACCATTCCCCAGCGGGTGTTGCGCGCCGGAGACGGCTCGCGGGCCGACATCTCGGTCGTCGGCCCGGCCGAATGGCGGGATGGTTTCTGGGAT harbors:
- a CDS encoding TVP38/TMEM64 family protein, translated to MPNTIIIPPSSRRRRRPLVSAGVGLVILAVIAGAYWSLRETGMLDELAEPARLMERIRALETAGPILVVVLMTVAVVVTPIPSAPIALAVGALYGHTWGTLYVAAGAELGALLAFALARLLGYTFLCRWLGDRLSFSLLGSQWTMMGIVFVSRLLPFLSFDLISYAAGMTPLKAWRFAAATLAGILPASFLLAHFGGEIASRDIRRLAITSAILGGLVVVPILWRLWGGRSQALGK
- a CDS encoding DUF302 domain-containing protein, whose translation is MDYHFTRVLDAPFEEAISHVTAVLAEQGFGVLTTIDVKATLKKKLDVDFRPYTILGACNPEFAYKALQCEGKIGTMLPCNVVVEQTKDGRVEVSAVDPMASMQAIDNPNLGAIAAEVRNRLQSVIGNL
- a CDS encoding PadR family transcriptional regulator, which translates into the protein MGDRDLFGGMIRLHVLHHAAEQPVYGGWIIEELRRHGYQISAGTLYPMLHGLERKGYLDVRREGDGKRARRFYAITPKGRDALAGAKEKVKELFGELFEGR
- the mrdA gene encoding penicillin-binding protein 2 produces the protein GQVSASVVVLDVRTGEVLAMVSVPGFDPNAFNRGLTPEEWQALAGNPKSPLTNKAIAGQYAPGSTFKMVVALAALEKGVITPNTKIFCPGFVKLGDATFHCWKRNGHGLLDLKAGIAQSCDSYFYEVARRTGIDAISAMARRLGLGQKLGIDLPNEKPGLMPTRDWKLATFGAPWQQGETLISGIGQGYILTTPLQLAVMTARLANGEQAVTPRLIAKGVTAHAIVRPRDAAFPSIGVSAANLAIIADAMDAVVNTPYGTARASRIRQPGFAMAGKTGTAQVRRITKAERQSGVRKNEDLPWAERDHALFVAFAPVEAPRFAVSVVVEHGGSGSAVAAPIAQDVIEAVRQIHAQPGTLSVEGGGKSVTEFGRPPHRQTL
- a CDS encoding peptidoglycan-binding domain-containing protein, whose product is MKPLLRNLAVAAGVVAMMITTGGVPISTTLAQTAAPSAAGSLPEATVKALQEALNKEGIAVKTDSVLGEDTRAAIRQYQTQHHLTVTGEPDKATLDKLGIAGQKSDGPSGQQPAGTVASPAMDGQDMMGKGGTPGMTGGQDMMGKGVAPGKSGNRP
- a CDS encoding ethylbenzene dehydrogenase-related protein, which translates into the protein MRRILYLSLVIFVGLLAASWLTHGTGVIKNDLARNIFIPDDRTMPLQIKAAYNGHDIFFRYRWPTDKPHIYHDMLKYEGGNWVRYGASVAGPQPQGIYEDRVAMMVDDGSVPEFGRYGGYVTIGDRMRFFTGEASPKEVAAHPYLGAKKGQTEVGKHLPATRRDMNDWSSVVPEEELARLRAAGYFLDLWHWRAHRSNPVDKSDDQVIAEARYGDAGKGPFFTNWDGEKKQPRLMFDPQKTGRTALDWNDLTERRLGFGDLYYLREDQAVPFDPNLAWKDGNTIPQRVLRAGDGSRADISVVGPAEWRDGFWDVTLTRAMNTGHPLDDKAMVDKGFYSIAFAVHRGAYGSRWHYVSLPVALGLDRDAQVTAVRFDGDIPKWEQAWSDVTLFYPGQVSWPMLTGKRHAGSSFIKDGVPVRFRHNERQLAQYGIEAEFADEIWRQWMLTLLGGILLIAAFGVGLNLLLGRERASQ